A single window of Labrus mixtus chromosome 23, fLabMix1.1, whole genome shotgun sequence DNA harbors:
- the LOC132958423 gene encoding sodium/hydrogen exchanger 9B2-like isoform X1, with the protein MSESSVVFVSLFRNTSPPRLKMMDEESTKRYARTAEGGQKQKEDEREGKVQGGHEDREITVLPRRTTDDLDDTAEMKTASSSSCCSSCISLKDRCPRPRGLVNLLITKVCLFALLFGVVWSITGSQCLPGGNLFGIVILFICSVLGGKLVGMIQLPTLPPFPPLLGMLLAGLLLRNVPYITDAVFIDTHWSSALRNIALSIILTRAGLGLNPSALSRLKAVCVRLAVGPCMVEACVIAIVSHFLLGLPWVWGFILGFVLAAVSPAVVVPSMLLLQKEGYGVEKGIPTLLMAAGSFDDILAITGFSTCLGIAFSTGATWMNILKGLLEVVGGVMAGLILGLFLCLFPSSDQEDLVLRRTLVLLGLSIFSVFFSHVVGFAGAGGLCTLVLAFLAALGWKSDKAPVAAMVGRSWDVFQPLLFGLIGAEITIAKLNPSTVGLGLACIAIGLVIRLLVTFLLVHFGGFTLKEKLFISVAWLPKATVQAAIGSKALDMARDEALDKTLIKFGLDVLTLAVLAILTTAPIGALGIGLAGPRLLARQVKDDTEGGATTQSSAGTNQEKDNMTLESKL; encoded by the exons ATGAGCGAGTCGTCAGtcgtctttgtgtctttgttcagGAACACATCACCTCCTCGTCTaaag atgATGGACGAAGAATCCACCAAGCGTTACGCTAGGACAGCTGAAGGCGGtcagaagcagaaagaagacgaG CGAGAGGGTAAAGTTCAGGGTGGTCATGAGGACAGAGAGATCACAGTTCTGCCGCGGAGGACAACGGACGACCTGGACGATACTGCTgag atgaagACGGcatcctcgtcctcctgctgctcgTCTTGCATCAGTCTGAAGGATCGATGTCCTCGACCGCGGGGCCTCGTCAACCTGCTCATCACTAAAG tgtgtctCTTCGCTCTGCTCTTCGGGGTCGTCTGGTCCATCACAGGAAGTCAGTGTTTACCTGGAGGGAACCTGTTCGGCATTGTCATCCTCTTCATCTGCTCCGTGCTGGGGGGGAAGCTGGTGGGAATGATCCAACTGCCCACGCTGCCCCCCTTCCCCCCACTACTTG GGATGCTGCTCGCCGGTCTGCTGCTCAGAAACGTTCCCTACATCACGGACGCCGTCTTCATCGACACCCACTGGTCCTCAGCCCTGAGGAACATCGCCCTGTCAATCATTCTGACCAGAGCCGGACTGGGTCTGAACCCCTCt GCTCTGAGTCGTCTGAAGGCGGTGTGTGTGCGTCTCGCCGTTGGTCCCTGCATGGTGGAGGCCTGCGTCATCGCTATAGTTTCACACTTCCTGCTTGGTCTGCCCTGGGTGTGGGGCTTCATCCTggg ttttgtTCTCGCTGCAGTGTCTCCAGCTGTCGTTGTCCCGTCCATGTTGCTCCTGCAGAAAGAAGGATACGGAGTGGAAAAG GGGATCCCCACCCTGCTGATGGCTGCTGGGAGTTTTGATGATATTCTGGCCATCACAGGATTCTCCACCTGCCTGGGGATCGCCTTCTCTACAG GTGCGACGTGGATGAACATCCTGAAGGGTCTCCTGGAGGTGGTGGGAGGGGTCATGGCCGGGCTGATCCTGGGTCTGTTCTTGTGCCTCTTCCCCAGCAGTGACCAG GAGGACCTGGTCCTGAGGCGGACCCTCGTTTTGTTGGGTCTGTCCATATTCTCCGTCTTCTTCAGTCACGTCGTTGGTTTCGCTGGAGCCGGTGGACTCTGCACGCTGGTGTTGGCCTTTCTCGCCGCTCTGGGCTGGAAGTCGGACAAG GCTCCGGTGGCGGCCATGGTGGGCCGCTCCTGGGACGTGTTCCAGCCGCTCCTCTTCGGTCTGATCGGCGCAGAGATCACCATAGCGAAGCTGAACCCCAGCACCGTGG gtctTGGTTTGGCCTGCATCGCTATCGGTCTGGTGATCCGCCTGCTCGTCACCTTCCTGCTGGTTCACTTTGGAGGATTCACCCTGAAGGAGAAACTCTTCATATCTGTGGCCTGGCTGCCGAAGGCCACCGTGCAG gCTGCCATCGGCTCGAAGGCGTTGGACATGGCGAGGGACGAGGCGTTGGACAAGACGTTAATCAAGTTTGGCCTGGACGTGCTAACGTTAGCGGTGTTAGCCATCCTGACCACGGCTCCCATCGGGGCGCTGGGTATAGGCCTGGCAGGACCACGCCTCCTGGCTcgacaggtcaaag aCGACACAGAAGGCGGAGCCACGACTCAGAGCAGCGCCGGGACCAATcaagaaaaagacaacatgaCTCTTGAGAGCAAACTCTGA
- the LOC132958423 gene encoding sodium/hydrogen exchanger 9B2-like isoform X2, with protein sequence MKTASSSSCCSSCISLKDRCPRPRGLVNLLITKVCLFALLFGVVWSITGSQCLPGGNLFGIVILFICSVLGGKLVGMIQLPTLPPFPPLLGMLLAGLLLRNVPYITDAVFIDTHWSSALRNIALSIILTRAGLGLNPSALSRLKAVCVRLAVGPCMVEACVIAIVSHFLLGLPWVWGFILGFVLAAVSPAVVVPSMLLLQKEGYGVEKGIPTLLMAAGSFDDILAITGFSTCLGIAFSTGATWMNILKGLLEVVGGVMAGLILGLFLCLFPSSDQEDLVLRRTLVLLGLSIFSVFFSHVVGFAGAGGLCTLVLAFLAALGWKSDKAPVAAMVGRSWDVFQPLLFGLIGAEITIAKLNPSTVGLGLACIAIGLVIRLLVTFLLVHFGGFTLKEKLFISVAWLPKATVQAAIGSKALDMARDEALDKTLIKFGLDVLTLAVLAILTTAPIGALGIGLAGPRLLARQVKDDTEGGATTQSSAGTNQEKDNMTLESKL encoded by the exons atgaagACGGcatcctcgtcctcctgctgctcgTCTTGCATCAGTCTGAAGGATCGATGTCCTCGACCGCGGGGCCTCGTCAACCTGCTCATCACTAAAG tgtgtctCTTCGCTCTGCTCTTCGGGGTCGTCTGGTCCATCACAGGAAGTCAGTGTTTACCTGGAGGGAACCTGTTCGGCATTGTCATCCTCTTCATCTGCTCCGTGCTGGGGGGGAAGCTGGTGGGAATGATCCAACTGCCCACGCTGCCCCCCTTCCCCCCACTACTTG GGATGCTGCTCGCCGGTCTGCTGCTCAGAAACGTTCCCTACATCACGGACGCCGTCTTCATCGACACCCACTGGTCCTCAGCCCTGAGGAACATCGCCCTGTCAATCATTCTGACCAGAGCCGGACTGGGTCTGAACCCCTCt GCTCTGAGTCGTCTGAAGGCGGTGTGTGTGCGTCTCGCCGTTGGTCCCTGCATGGTGGAGGCCTGCGTCATCGCTATAGTTTCACACTTCCTGCTTGGTCTGCCCTGGGTGTGGGGCTTCATCCTggg ttttgtTCTCGCTGCAGTGTCTCCAGCTGTCGTTGTCCCGTCCATGTTGCTCCTGCAGAAAGAAGGATACGGAGTGGAAAAG GGGATCCCCACCCTGCTGATGGCTGCTGGGAGTTTTGATGATATTCTGGCCATCACAGGATTCTCCACCTGCCTGGGGATCGCCTTCTCTACAG GTGCGACGTGGATGAACATCCTGAAGGGTCTCCTGGAGGTGGTGGGAGGGGTCATGGCCGGGCTGATCCTGGGTCTGTTCTTGTGCCTCTTCCCCAGCAGTGACCAG GAGGACCTGGTCCTGAGGCGGACCCTCGTTTTGTTGGGTCTGTCCATATTCTCCGTCTTCTTCAGTCACGTCGTTGGTTTCGCTGGAGCCGGTGGACTCTGCACGCTGGTGTTGGCCTTTCTCGCCGCTCTGGGCTGGAAGTCGGACAAG GCTCCGGTGGCGGCCATGGTGGGCCGCTCCTGGGACGTGTTCCAGCCGCTCCTCTTCGGTCTGATCGGCGCAGAGATCACCATAGCGAAGCTGAACCCCAGCACCGTGG gtctTGGTTTGGCCTGCATCGCTATCGGTCTGGTGATCCGCCTGCTCGTCACCTTCCTGCTGGTTCACTTTGGAGGATTCACCCTGAAGGAGAAACTCTTCATATCTGTGGCCTGGCTGCCGAAGGCCACCGTGCAG gCTGCCATCGGCTCGAAGGCGTTGGACATGGCGAGGGACGAGGCGTTGGACAAGACGTTAATCAAGTTTGGCCTGGACGTGCTAACGTTAGCGGTGTTAGCCATCCTGACCACGGCTCCCATCGGGGCGCTGGGTATAGGCCTGGCAGGACCACGCCTCCTGGCTcgacaggtcaaag aCGACACAGAAGGCGGAGCCACGACTCAGAGCAGCGCCGGGACCAATcaagaaaaagacaacatgaCTCTTGAGAGCAAACTCTGA
- the LOC132958957 gene encoding Fc receptor-like protein 5, whose amino-acid sequence MESDVFTTPDGQRRSSLHTMKTSLLFLLLRLYFTSAQSRASLIVSPSSSQFFEYNRVSLICDHSSSDEWTVWRYTSGFKPELSSCDSGWGNPTPSRCDIKAIKPLDSGMYWCESKYRDSSNMVNITIITGGGVILQSPAGLVTEGDNITLNCKEQNTNNLQAEFYRNDFSVSTKPEGNMTIHQVSKSDEGEYKCHMSKGESSPSWLLIEDGLDPAVLTVSPDSSQTFEYKILSLSCRDDSSSRGWRITRVTLDHDLSHCGDGWGTPSSSGCFIQTAKKTDSAVYWCESATRQRSNSVNFTVHHGNVTLQTPLLPLREGDNVTLLCKTKTPHTLPCDFYKDGAHVKTEPAGHMTIHGVSKSDEGLYWCHITGHGESPPSWLFVRGSNSSPSSSALTITLIRLPVVVAPYAICTVLALFSCRHTGRNLPAEDCEGSEQPYDDVIAEVTTEHQF is encoded by the exons atggagtca GATGTGTTCACCACACCCGACGGTCAGAGACGCTCCAGCCTGCACACGATGAAGACGAGTCTGCTGTTCCTCT TGCTGAGGCTCTACTTCACATCTGCTCAAAGTCGTG CCTCTCTGATCGTCTCTCCCAGCAGCTCGCAGTTTTTTGAGTACAACAGAGTCTCTTTGATCTGTGATCACTCCAGCTCTGATGAATGGACGGTGTGGAGATACACGAGTGG TTTTAAACCAGAGTTGTCCAGCTGCGACTCGGGCTGGGGCAACCCGACGCCGTCCCGCTGCGATATCAAGGCCATCAAACCGTTGGACAGCGGCATGTACTGGTGTGAATCAAAatacagagacagcagcaacatggtcaacatcaccatcatcactg gTGGAGGTGTGATCCTGCAGTCTCCAGCCGGCCTGGTGACGGAGGGAGATAACATCACTCTGAACTGTAAAGAACAGAACACCAACAATCTCCAGGCTGAGTTCTATAGGAACGACTTCTCCGTCAGTACCAAGCCTGAAGGTAACATGACCATCCACCAAGTGTCCAAGTCTGATGAAGGAGAGTACAAATGTCACATGAGTAAAGGCGAGTCCTCACCCAGCTGGCTGCTGATAGAAG ATGGTTTAGACCCGGCTGTGCTCACCGTGTCTCCAGACTCGTCTCAGACTTTTGAGTACAAAATTCTGAGTCTGAGCTGCAGGGACGACAGCAGCTCTCGCGGCTGGAGGATCACCAGGGTCACCTTGGATCACGATCTGTCCCACTGTGGAGACGGCTGGGGGACACCCAGCTCCTCGGGCTGCTTCATCCAAACCGCCAAGAAGACCGACAGCGCAGTGTACTGGTGTGAGTCTGCTACGAGGCAACGGAGCAACTCTGTCAACTTCACCGTACACC ACGGAAACGTGACCCTGCAGACGCCGCTCCTCCCgctgagagagggagataaCGTCACTCTGCTCTGTAAAACCAAGACGCCCCACACGCTCCCCTGTGACTTTTACAAAGACGGCGCCCACGTTAAGACCGAACCCGCAGGTCACATGACCATCCACGGTGTTTCCAAGTCCGATGAAGGCCTGTACTGGTGCCACATCACAGGTCACGGAGAGTCTCCGCCCAGCTGGCTGTTCGTCAGag GTTCAAACagttctccttcttcctctgcgCTCACAATCACACTGATACGCCTCCCAGTGGTGGTCGCTCCATACGCCATCTGCACCGTGCTGGCATTATTTTCATGTcgacacacag GAAGGAACCTGCCCGCCGAGGATTG